One genomic region from Quercus robur chromosome 4, dhQueRobu3.1, whole genome shotgun sequence encodes:
- the LOC126721752 gene encoding putative protease Do-like 14: MQLLTAISTIDDLNYPETTDTYYIVNAPYIFSACWKVVKPLLQERTRRKIQVLQGCGRDLLLKIMDYGSLPHFCRREGSGSSKHYRNEGTDNYFPEPNPEDTEIMKTIQTEFHKLCPIYVYICFWIQFELEIVGALPLFSSRVGSVPSSDIKNGNSEAVGGDPKPCYNCLGRDTIANAAAWVGPAVVNLWVAHGLGFYGITNQRIGSGTIIDEDGTILTCAHVVNDIQGMGGAVKGKVCVTLQDGQAFVGTIVSADLPSDVAIVKIHSKSPLPTATLGSSSKLRPGDWVVAMGCPFSLQNTITAGIVREILGGPLSMLMEKLLV; encoded by the exons ATGCAGCTTTTGACTGCTATATCTACAATTGATGACTTGAACTATCCTGAGACGACAGATACGTATTATATTGTAAATGCACCCTATATATTTTCAGCATGTTGGAAG GTTGTAAAGCCTCTTTTGCAAGAAAGAACAAGGCGGAAAATCCAGGTTCTGCAAGGTTGTGGAAGAGATTTGTTACTGAAG ATAATGGATTATGGATCACTCCCACATTTTTGTAGAAGAGAGGGCTCTGGATCGTCCAAGCATTATAGAAATGAGGGCACTGACAACT ATTTTCCAGAGCCAAACCCAGAAGACACCGAGATCATGAAGACCATTCAAACTGAATTCCACAA ATTGTGTcctatttatgtatatatatgtttttggatTCAATTCGAGCTTGAAATTGTAGGAGCACTTCCATTATTTTCTTCTAGAGTTGGTTCAGTTCCATCATCGGATATAAAGAATGGCAACTCTGAGGCGGTTGGAGGTGACCCCAAACCATGTTACAATTGTTTGGGGAGAGATACAATTGCAAATGCTGCTGCTTGGGTTGGTCCTGCTGTAGTCAATCTTTGGGTTGCACATG GGTTAGGGTTCTATGGCATTACTAATCAGAGAATAGGGTCAGGAACTATAATTGATGAGGATGGTACAATTTTAACATGCGCTCATGTTGTGAATGATATTCAAGGCATGGGGGGTGCAGTCAAAGGAAAG GTTTGTGTGACTTTGCAAGATGGTCAGGCATTTGTGGGTACAATTGTGAGTGCTGATTTACCTTCTGATGTTGCAATTGTAAAGATACATTCAAAATCCCCGCTTCCGACTGCAACACTTGGTTCTTCCAGTAAGCTTCGTCCTGGGGACTGGGTTGTTGCTATGGGATGTCCATTCTCTCTTCAGAATACCATTACAGCTGGTATTGTAAG GGAAATTCTTGGGGGCCCCTTGTCAATGTTGATGGAGAAATTATTGGTGTAA